The sequence AGTCAAATATTTACTACATCGTCCACGAGAATATCCAAGAGCTaatagagaagagagaaaaggaACACACAAATGGTGGTGTTTTCGGGGGGTCGGATGGGGCTTGGCGGGGTTGGGCCAATTTTTAGGAGTTTTAGTCATGCCAAGGAGGGCTGGGCTAGTAAGATGTAGTTGCCTCAGCCAGGATGCCCAGAGCCCAGCAACCAATGAAAACCCCAATTAATACAAAGCAGGCCTCAAAATAACTTGACAACTCATACAAGTGAAAAAGAAACAGACAACCAATGCATATTTACTCACCCAAGTTTATAGAACCATCCTTCATCAGCTTTATACTCAAACTATTGAATCTTCCTCTTGAGTAATGTCGAGAAGCCTTTCTCCAATCCGTCCCAGTTTTCATCATGGCAACAAATTCATCATAGCTGATACGCCCATCCTGCATTTGAGATTAAATATGATGAGCATAATACTAGATAATGAATCACATCAGTGCCACATAACTTATATTCGAATTTAACCTTGTCTGTGTCAACTTCCTGGAAAATATCATTTGCCACATCTGTACAGTCATCAACTCCGTCTTCCATCAAGGCATCTCGAAGCTCATCATGCTCAATGTAACCATTCCCATCTTTGTCAAAGTAGGAGAAAGCCTTGTGGAGATGTTCATCATTGGCCATCTTTTGCAGATGGAGTGAAATGGCAAGGAATTCGCCGTAATCCAAGGTTCCTTTACCATTTGTATCCACCTATTGACCAAAAGTATATCAGCATAAACCTCAGAAAGTATATTAAGAACAGTTAATTGAAGAAATGCATACTAAGCAACAAGATTGTCATCCATGTATGCAATGTTTTAGACCTCCTCCCAATATTAACAATTACCAAACGAAAAATTCATATATAGACTGCGTTATTACTATAACAAATTTGGTAATGCTAAACTCCATATAAATAATTAGAACAAAAGGTACATACTAATTGATGTGAAAAGAtccataaatttttttatcGCCTAACTGTATGTAGTGAACTTACAGCTTCAATGAGCATCTGCACTTCAGATGGCTCCATTTGCCCATTGAATTTTAATAACCCAGCCTTCAGTTCTTCAATTGAAACAATACCATCATTATCTGTATCTATCTTAGCAAATATCTCTCTGATACCTTCAACTTCTTCATTAGACAAGAAATCAGCAATCACCTGAGCAAAGACAAGTGCATATATTTAGCAAACTACAAGTAGTCAACATACAGGGACAAAGCATATAAGCATCAACGGACCCTAAGAGCCTTCCTCTTGAATCTATTCATCAATGAAAATTGCTTCAGTCTTGACTTGACGACGTCCCCAAGGGGAACATTTGGAGCCTTCTTTGCATTTTGAAGCCAAGTGTGTTCTGCAAATGCCAAGAAAAAAAATGACGTATTgcatgtgtatgtgtgtgtgtgtgtgtgtatatatatatatatatatttgaacgAGTATtgcatatattaaattaaaaaagttCACGTATACTGCAGAATAACAGCATAAATGCCACTGCCTAAAAAGTTATCAAATAATTGAGCATTACTGAAAAATGTGCATAAGAAGTTACATAGTTCACATACTCATGTTTCATAGTGCAAGTTTCACCCAGAGAACATGTATTATTACAACTTCCCACTTGCACGTCAATCGGATTATGGAAGCCCTAGACAATGTAGAGAGGTATAGAGTGCAATTCCAAATCATTATCCACCCAAAGGATATGTGTAAGAGATGCCAAATTATATATTGAAGGTAGTTAATGACATGATCACCAAAAAACAAAAGGCAGTGAAACTATCTATATTTTAAAGTACACATGACAAAGAAGTTCACAGTAAGAAAAGTGATTTGAGGATAAGAAAATATTGGCCATCAAGTGCATTCAACAAGTCATTTCAAGGATATGTTAGACGACATAATGTGACTTACCAAGAACTTGCTTTGCAGTCAGCCGAAGCTTTGGATCTGGTTCCAGCATCAGTCTTACAAGACTCTTGGCACTATCTGAAATACTTGGCCATGGTTCACGCTCAAAGTCTATTTTCCCACGTATGATGGCCTGGGCAACACCTTGTTCAGATTCTGTGTACAAAAATTGCATAAGATATTCACCAACTTACTCATGAATATTGACATACTGTTGGAACAAACAATTTCTTAAAAAGGAGTCCAAAGTACCAGCCCAGAAAGGAGGAACTCCACACAACAATATATAGAGGATAACTCCAGCACTCCATATATCTATCTCTGGGCCGTAGCTTCGCTTTAGAACCTCTGGAGCCATATAGTAGGGGCTCCCCACAATTTCAGAAAACCTCTCACCTAGAAATCATAAATGAGAAGAATGAAAATATTTGCATGATAACCATTAAACAAATCTATATACAGCTTGCACAAACTTTTGAGAAAGAATTCATCTGCACTCTGCACCATGGCATTAAGCCAAAGGCAAAAAAGATGGCAAAGTAGTCAGAAGATAAAAAGATACAAACAGCATAACTTGTACACATGCAAAAGGAAGTTCATTAGGTCCTCGGTATAACCAGCTTTGTTCAGAAATTTGTCTGCATTCCCATAGTAGATGACAAGCTTCCATTCAAACTCAACTATGCTTTAGAAGTTtgtttagataaaaaaaaatgagaagctGATACAGCAGAGAATAATTCCTCCAAATTCATCATACCCACCAGGTCCAAAATGTCAGTGGGTAGCAAAAGTAATAGGGTGGCCAGTGGCCACTCCGCAATAGCAGAGCACATTCCCTATCTGAAAATCTATGTGGGTGATTCTGAGCATCCGGGTTCAGGCATCATGAATCAGAGAGCACACGCAAAACGCCTCACAATCACCTTCTTCCTCGAGACAATAAAACAACTACCAATAGTAATAGAGGGATATTTATGGAGGTTAACGAGATATCATCATGGTTGCTCATGATGACAAATTAGTGTTGCCTCAGCATTAAGGCTTTGGTGAACGTGATGGTTTGCCAATTATTATAACAATTAGGAGCATTGTGCACAGTACACCCctcaaaataaaatctattgaCGGAAAGGATCAAAACTATGAGCAATATTCACGTCTTTTATCAAGCAGTTCTTCAACCTCAAGGGAACTGaagcaatttaatttattaaatgcGGAATTGTCTTGCATCATATATCAAGTCAAACTCTCCAACAGTATCTATGAAGGCGCAATTTTTGGgccaatatttttaaattttgtccaTGGACCTATACACAGAATTTTCTATGTAACGAACCTGCCAAATTATACAAAACAATTTATGTAGTCAAACACCATAATTGATGCTTCCATATTCAAATCTGATAATAAGCATGCATTTCTGTTGACACCTCATCATCCACATACACCGGTCGCGATTAATCACAATAGTAACCCATCCAACCAATCACACTACTAAAATGTATTCTTACCAGGCTTGAAGAAGATCGACAAGCCAAAATCGATCGCTTTAAGGGGCGAATTCTCCTTCTTATTCGCGAAGAGGAAATTCTCCGGCTTCAAATCCCGATGGATCACCCCGTGCTTGTGGCAGAGCTGCACAACCTCCACAATCGTCCGCATCACCGCAGCGGCCGCCCGCTCCGTGTAATGCCCGCGCGCCACGATCCTATCGAATAGCTCCCCGCCCTCGCATAGCTCCATCACCAAATGCACAGCATTCTCGTCCTCGCACGCCTCCTTGAAGCTCACGATGCTCGAGTTCCTCGGTAGATGCTTCATTATCGCCACCTCCCGCCGCACATCCTCGACGTCCACCGCCGTCCGCAGCTTCCGTTTCGATATTGACTTGCAGGCCAGCAGCTCCTTCGTCTCCCGGTCAATGCATAGATAAGTGACCCCGAATTCGCCGCGGCCGAGCTCTCTGTCGATTAAATACTTCTCATCAATGTTCTCCTTCTTCACATCTGTCAGAACTGTGATTGCTTTCTTCACGTTGCCCGACGACTTCTCCTTCCGGCCGTGATCATGGCCGGAGAAGTTGGAAGATTTGACGTCTTCTCTAGCGACGGCTGCCGGAGATCTGCAGCAGTTCCCCATCCAAATCGGGATTTGAGAGCGGTATCCTTAAAATTAGGTAAAAACCCTAACTCCAAGCGCAGTAGCTAGGCTCTCACATAGCTGGAGAGTGAAACCCTAGCCTCATTCGGAGTGAAGTGGAGCTTAGGGGAGACAATGCGTGTGATTTTTCACGCACAAATGGCAGAATTTGTGTGTTTCTGTGTGAAAAGGGAAAGGGGGTTTTCCAGTCTTCAATTAGTGGTGTGTACGGAAACGGCTCTTCTAATACTTTTGTAGAGTGAgaaatctttattttttattatatacacAAGGAGTGAGAAATCCTTTAGAATTTTTGTTTTCGTTAACATACagtgctccctccgtcccaccgaaagtggtgcacTTTTTTTTAACACGAGATTTGAGGAGAATAAGATTATAGTGTAAAGATGTGTAAATATGTGTcgggccacattgtttgtagtgtaaaattattaccaaaaaaggaaatgcatCACTTTCGGTAGGatagcccaaaaaggaatacgcaccaTTTTCGGTGGAACGGGGGGAgtagtaatttttaaaataaattactatGACAagattcttttattttcttaaagcACATGACAAATTCATTCCAAAACATAAGGTGAGAATGCTGCTAGGGAAATGAGATTGCTATATTACTTTATGTCAACCAACTACTAATATATAATGGAGATTTTTATAAAAAGAGGAGGAAAAAAATTTAACAAAGAACCCTTGAGAAACACAATGATACAAATTAAGGTCCAGACCTCGTTAAATTCTTCTTGAAGAAAATTCGATGGAAAAATTttttaagaaagaaaaagaatgtcTATCTAAAAGAAAAGGCGTAGTAAAAACCAATGTCAAGAGAATAAGCAAAGCAAAAACGTCCAGCCCTCAACTAGTAATTGAGGAGAGAAAGACAGCTTTGGACTAACCATCACCCAGGGTCTGAAAAATTGACCCAACTCGCAGGGGCTGGACCACAAAAAACAACCAAAGGAAAAAGACGAAAAATGACAAACAAGCAGAGAAACACACGTCTCCGAGCTCTAGCACACCAGAAACTCGTAAAGAGACGTTGGCAGAGACCCAGAACCAGGACCGAGCACCTCCAGGCTCTAGCGCACCAAAAACCCGTAAAGAGGTGCTCGGAAGAGCAATAGCGGTAGAGAGCACTATGATGGCGAAGAAGGGAAAGCACAACAGACCGCAAGAAGGGGGCCTCTGAGCGAACCACTGGGATAGCAAAACCAAAGCCAAGGTTGACGGCAGTGTTCGCATGAAAGATAGAGCGATGCAGGCGAGCACGCGCCACTCAAACCCTAAGTTCTAGCACACCGGAGCCCAGAAAACTGGTTTGTATGACGTCGGGACAAGGGATGTCGTCGAGGCTGCTAGGTGCTTGAGAAAATTCCCCAGCTAAGAAAGCCATCGAGCATGGCTGGAAAAGCTCAAACTGGGAACATGAGCCCAGCCGAACGGACCCAACCCAGCAGCGTGCACGCCCCCAAACCCCAAGCCCCAACGCATCGGTGGCCTAAAAAAAGGTTGGAGAGACGGCGAAGACCATGGCCATCCTTGATAAGGTAACCACAGGCGGAGAAAAATGTCCGCCAGGAGCTCGATCAAGTGCCCTAGCGAAACACCGGGAAGCATTATTTCTTTTTTCGCCACCAACTACGAAAGCAATGTCAATGGCAGAAATCACCGCGAGAAGCTCCGCTTCAAACACAAAGCCAGTGCCCTGTTTAATGTGAAAGCAGCCTCTAACACAGCCGTAGTTGTCTCGAAAAACCCTACTTGCCGCCATCCAGCCGGGAAATCTCATGGTGGAGCCATCCGTGTTAACTTTTATCCATGGAGCGACAGACGGCCACCATGACACATTAATATACTGAGAGGGCGGTGCTGCCCGCGAAGAAATCCCAATGGCACTTATAATGACGTAGTCTGACCAAGTGTTATGTCCAAATTAGCAAAGGTGGAATCTGTTTCCATGAAAGTAACTTTGGCAGTGTGAATGACATGTTTTGGGAAGAACTCTTTGCCATCGAAATAGGAGCTATTGCGAGAAGTCCATATAGCCCAGAGAACAGTGATAATGCTAATTTTCCAAAAACTCCTGATTTGCAAACTGAATTTATGAGACCATGCCCCGACCAGAAAGTCGTGGATATCTGCACAGTCCATACCTCGCGGAAGATTAAACCACGTAAGGAATTCCATCCAAATAGAGCGGGTTTGCTGACAGTGCCAAAAAATATGGTGGAGGGATTCTGTCGACGCGTAACATAGAGGGCAAAAGTTGGGCATGACAAGGCCACGTCTGATGAGACGATCTATAGTGGGGAGCTTCTCGTGGAGAATTCTCCAGTAGACAAGAGAGCGCCTAACCGAGACAAAATTTTCCCGAATCCAAGATCCCCATGAGATAATCAAGAAACGATGGCAATGTGCAGAATAAGCAAGAGCCGCGGTAACCGATCCTTCAACAGAGGGCTTCCAGTAGTGAGTATCCATGTTTCCATCGCCTATAGGAGTTAGGAGGATATCAACCACAATGTTCGGATGCGAATTGATGAAGTCTTCATAGAAATGCTAGAGCCCCTCATAGAAGTAATCAGAGACAGACTGAGTCAAGAACTCATGCATAAAATGTGGGATTTGAAGCTTGTCAGAGATTTTGTAGCCCATCCAATCATGCTGTCATAAGTAGACAGAAGCTCTCGTTCCCAAGCAGCAATATGTGTTATCAACAATCTCGCCAATCTCTGCTTTCACGCTTGGCCACACAGATGAGGAAATTAGTGAATGTCTAGCGTATCCAAACTCATTCAAATAAAGTTGCTTAATCATTTGATAGCCAAAATCCTTGCCAATGATCATCTCCCCTGCTATCTTCATTAGACTATTCATGAGGGAAAAGAATCTCACTTCGAGACCACCTTCCAtttgcccatgactccctctgccataactagagcattcaacaactcattaagagaaTAGTTAACCTTGCTCATAAtggcattgagacggaagttctcaaaagACTTGGGGAGAGTGTTTAGGATGATATCAACTTTGACTTCCCCTTCGATACCTCATCTGAGTAACTCGAGCCTATCAAaaagatttgtcatatgcataaCATGCTCGTGTACAGAACTGccatcgctcatcttacatgctaagatttctctcattatgttaaagcgagcagatctctcggactccccaaaCACCTCAGTGAGGTTCAACATGATGTCAGCTAcgtcattcatgacctgatgTTGGAGTTGCAAGATTTGTGACATAGTCTTCAtcatatagcacttggccatattattcaacttgtgccaccttttatgcgtcTCTCGTTCCTCATCAATCGACTCATCAGTAagggccgcgggacgtggagtagtgAGCACAAAATTGTGCTCCTCAGCGACAAGAATATACATAGGATAACGTTTCCACTCAACATAATtcggaccggtgagaggattgtttgcaagaatagagatgataggagacatagacatatttgaaagtaaacaatttaaacatgtaagaacatgaagcatataattcgtaacaataatattgtaactgaaatagtttagtgccccaaattaccaacaaagtaaaactatgtaaagaaaagagtaatgttggatgcaatgttatcaacaaaatgttaataacattataaccaacatgcagcggaaagtaaTAACACACAAGAATacttttttcacggattataaataacccgtgagtgccttaaggctaaattcactatgttgaatcaacaatacaaagtaaagatttggatcttcttggagatctatctttacagaatatctgcctaagataaaccaacctatctactttcagtactacaatgttgatacaacacagaacccaaaaacagccgaataacaaaagttaatcggacaaagcaaacaacctgctacgctccaatggccttgcacttcaaCTTTTGCCCTCGACGTCccgtcgatacaaagatagactttacagattggctgcctaagtctactttgtcaaagcaatccttgaagaaccggtgaCACGTTTGCAGTAGGAAAATGATGAATTGGCTGTGAGTGAATGTTAAGTCGCTGATAATGCACTTCCAAAACGTAAGGATGATTGAAGCTTCTTG comes from Salvia miltiorrhiza cultivar Shanhuang (shh) chromosome 3, IMPLAD_Smil_shh, whole genome shotgun sequence and encodes:
- the LOC131016542 gene encoding calcium-dependent protein kinase 13 — protein: MGNCCRSPAAVAREDVKSSNFSGHDHGRKEKSSGNVKKAITVLTDVKKENIDEKYLIDRELGRGEFGVTYLCIDRETKELLACKSISKRKLRTAVDVEDVRREVAIMKHLPRNSSIVSFKEACEDENAVHLVMELCEGGELFDRIVARGHYTERAAAAVMRTIVEVVQLCHKHGVIHRDLKPENFLFANKKENSPLKAIDFGLSIFFKPGERFSEIVGSPYYMAPEVLKRSYGPEIDIWSAGVILYILLCGVPPFWAESEQGVAQAIIRGKIDFEREPWPSISDSAKSLVRLMLEPDPKLRLTAKQVLEHTWLQNAKKAPNVPLGDVVKSRLKQFSLMNRFKRKALRVIADFLSNEEVEGIREIFAKIDTDNDGIVSIEELKAGLLKFNGQMEPSEVQMLIEAVDTNGKGTLDYGEFLAISLHLQKMANDEHLHKAFSYFDKDGNGYIEHDELRDALMEDGVDDCTDVANDIFQEVDTDKDGRISYDEFVAMMKTGTDWRKASRHYSRGRFNSLSIKLMKDGSINLGE